A section of the Thermococcus celericrescens genome encodes:
- a CDS encoding thiolase domain-containing protein, translating to SGLEDVVAVVGVEKMTDAWPSDATRYLAYAADADWELFHGASFVALNALIMRLYMKTYGYTEEDLALFAVNAHANGAKNPYAMFKRPITVETVMKSPYVADPLKLFDASPVCDGSAAVIITTPEKAKELGVPKEKWVEVAGMGRAIDTINLANRKDFLTLTAAKVAAEKAYKMAGVTPKDIDFFEVHDAFTVMAALSLEALGVAERGKGAMLAKEGQIAIDGDYPIQTMGGLKSRGHPVGATGVYQTVEAVLQLRGEASPQVPDAEVGLTQNIGGTGSNITVNVFRRV from the coding sequence TGAGCGGGCTTGAGGACGTCGTTGCCGTCGTCGGCGTCGAGAAGATGACCGACGCCTGGCCGAGCGATGCAACGAGATACCTTGCCTACGCCGCCGACGCCGACTGGGAGCTTTTCCACGGCGCGAGCTTCGTCGCTCTGAACGCGCTCATCATGAGGCTCTACATGAAGACCTACGGCTACACCGAGGAGGATCTGGCGCTGTTCGCTGTCAACGCCCATGCAAACGGTGCAAAGAACCCCTACGCAATGTTCAAGCGCCCGATTACTGTTGAAACCGTTATGAAGAGTCCCTACGTTGCCGACCCGCTCAAGCTCTTCGACGCCTCGCCGGTCTGCGACGGTTCGGCGGCGGTTATCATAACAACCCCGGAGAAGGCCAAGGAGCTGGGCGTTCCGAAGGAGAAGTGGGTCGAGGTTGCCGGAATGGGGCGCGCCATAGACACCATCAACCTCGCCAACAGGAAGGACTTCCTAACCCTGACTGCGGCCAAAGTCGCCGCAGAGAAGGCCTACAAGATGGCGGGAGTCACTCCAAAGGACATCGACTTCTTCGAGGTTCACGACGCCTTCACGGTGATGGCGGCACTCAGCCTTGAGGCCCTCGGCGTTGCCGAGAGAGGCAAGGGAGCAATGCTCGCCAAGGAAGGGCAGATAGCGATAGACGGCGACTACCCGATACAGACGATGGGCGGCCTGAAGAGCCGTGGACACCCGGTAGGAGCAACCGGCGTCTACCAGACCGTCGAGGCTGTTCTCCAGCTCCGCGGTGAGGCATCACCCCAGGTTCCAGACGCTGAGGTCGGCCTGACCCAGAACATAGGGGGAACCGGCTCGAACATAACGGTCAACGTGTTTAGGAGGGTCTGA
- a CDS encoding Zn-ribbon domain-containing OB-fold protein, with amino-acid sequence MGKPMQVARHWRHFREKYVLIGGKCENGHLMFPKRDVCPVCGSRNVEEYQFSGKGKVLTWTIVRNPPSGMEYYKPYPLALVQLEEGPVVLAQLTDVDPEEIDFGMEVEMVTRKVREFDEDGIILYGYKFRPVLR; translated from the coding sequence ATGGGGAAGCCGATGCAGGTTGCAAGGCACTGGAGGCACTTCCGCGAGAAGTACGTCCTTATAGGGGGCAAGTGCGAGAACGGTCATCTGATGTTCCCGAAGAGGGATGTCTGTCCGGTCTGCGGAAGCAGGAACGTCGAGGAGTACCAGTTCAGCGGGAAGGGCAAGGTTCTCACCTGGACGATAGTGAGGAACCCACCGAGCGGCATGGAGTACTACAAGCCCTATCCGCTCGCTCTGGTGCAGCTCGAGGAGGGGCCGGTCGTCCTCGCCCAGCTGACGGACGTCGACCCCGAGGAGATCGACTTCGGAATGGAGGTCGAGATGGTCACCAGGAAGGTCAGGGAGTTCGACGAGGACGGAATAATCCTCTACGGCTATAAGTTCAGGCCCGTGCTCAGGTGA
- a CDS encoding PIN domain-containing protein: protein MILIPDTSALVELIRGSETGRAVEEILEDADIVLIPTLVLAELRSFLERNNIDPTIAAKVAESGLVVSLEADIAINAGALHAKIKRENKNVSLADCIIAETARKYDAVVLTTDHHFKLLGNAIILEK, encoded by the coding sequence ATGATCCTGATCCCCGATACTTCGGCCCTTGTGGAGCTTATCAGAGGTAGTGAGACGGGTAGGGCGGTTGAAGAGATTCTGGAAGATGCAGATATTGTACTAATCCCTACCCTCGTTCTAGCCGAGCTGAGAAGCTTTCTTGAACGCAATAACATAGACCCCACTATTGCTGCCAAGGTGGCTGAGAGCGGGCTTGTGGTTTCACTCGAAGCCGATATCGCCATAAACGCGGGGGCACTCCATGCAAAGATCAAAAGAGAGAACAAAAATGTTTCCTTAGCTGACTGCATAATAGCAGAAACTGCAAGAAAGTACGACGCTGTCGTTCTAACAACGGACCATCACTTCAAGCTCCTGGGAAACGCAATAATACTTGAGAAG